The genomic stretch ACCGACCCGCGGCGCATCCCGGCGGCCGGCAGCTACTTCGAGCTGGCCCAGCTCCGCATCGGCAAGGCCCTGGCCTGCGACGGCGACGTCGTCGCGGCCAAGCAGGAGTACACGCGCGCGGCCGGGGTCGCCAACGTCGCGGCGGCCAAGGCCGCCCCGCCGCCGCCGCCGCCGCCGCCGGGGACCGCGACCTACGTCGGCAGCGAGGCGTGCGCCGACTGCCACGCCGAGGCGGTGACGTTCTGGAAGCAGACCCGCCACGCCCAGGCGTGGCAGACGCTGGTCGAGGTCGACAAGCAGTTCGACTTCGACTGCATCAACTGCCACGTCACCGGCTGGGGCAAGCCCACCGGCGCGACGATGGCGGTCAACGAGGGCCTGCGCGACGTGCAGTGCGAGACCTGCCACGGCCCCGGCTCGATCCACGTCGACGCCGACGACGAGGACGCCAAGAAGACCATCGCCCTGGCGCCGGCGCCAGACCTGTGCGCCACCGCGTGCCACACGCCCGAGCACTCCGACACGTTCGATCGCACCGCGTACCTGCGCGACATCATCGGCCCCGGCCACGGCGAGAAGGCCCGCGCCCTCCTCGGTGACGGCCCCACCGGCCACGACCTGCGCACCGCCGGGCTGGCCAAGGCCTCGGCCACGCTCGGCGCCGGGTGCCCGAAGTGAGGCGGGCCGCGCTGGCGGCGCTGGCGGTGCTGGCGCTCGCGGCGTGCGGCGCGCCGGCGAAGCGGACCACGACGACGGCGACGACGACGACCAAGGCGCCCAGGCCGAAGCCGGCGCCCCGGCCGAAGCGTCCGAAGCCTGCGACGCCGGCGACGGTCGCACCCGACGCCCCTGCGACCGCCGCAGGCGCCATCGAACGCGGCCAGGCGGTGTGGTACGCCTCGGGACGGATGACGGCCTCGGGGGAGCGCTTCGACAAGCACGCCATGGCCGCGGCCCACCGGACGCTGCCGTTCGGGACCCGGGTGAAGGTCACCGCGACCAAGACCGGCCGCACGGTGATCGTGCGCGTCAACGATCGCGGCCCGTTCGGCAACAAGCGCCGCATCATCGACCTGACCGAGGCCGCGGCCCGGAAGCTCGGCATCATCGATGCAGGAGTCGCCGACGTGACCCTCGAGATCCTGGGAGCTCCATGACCGAGACCGAGAACCTGCTCGACCTGCGCGCGGTGGTGAAGCGCTACGGCCCGGTGATGGCGCTGCGCGGCGTCGACGCCAAGGTCGCGGCCGCGACCAAGGTGGTCGGCCTGCTCGGGCCCAACGGCGCCGGCAAGTCGACGCTGGTGAAGTGCATGCTGGGCCTGATCCCGTTCGACGGCCACGCCCGCGTGCTCGGCTACGACCCGCGGGTCGACGGCGCCGCCATCCGGGCCCGGGTCGGCTACATGCCCGAGAGCGACGTGTTCCTGTCGGGCATGACCGCGGTCGAGCTGTGCGCCTACGCCGCCGAGCTGTCGGGCCTGCCGCGGACCGAGGCGCTGCAGCGCGCCCACGCCGCGCTCTACTACGCCGGGCTCGAGGACAAGCGCTACCAGAACGTCGACGGCTACTCGACCGGGCAGAAGCAGCGGGTCAAGCTGGCCCAGGCCCTGGTCCACGACCCCGAGCTGCTCTTCCTCGACGAGCCGACCAACGGCCTCGACCCGCGCTCGCGCGACGAGATGCTCGAGCTGATCGCCGAGCTGCCCGAGAAGCGCGGCTGCACGATCATGATCTCGACCCACCTGCTGACCGACGTCGACCGGGTCTGCGACAGCGCGCTGATCATGCACCTGGGCCAGGTCCGGTTCGCGGGGACGGTCGATCAGCTCCGCGCGCGGCCCGGCGTGACCCAGACCTACGTCGTCGAGGTACGCCAGGACGGCGCCAAGCTGTTCGACCTCCTCACGGCCAAGGGCGCCACCGCCCAGGCGTACTCGCCGGTCGGCCTGACCGTCACGTTGCCGGCGACGATGACGCCGACCGATGTCATGACCCTGGCCCGGGCCGCCGACCTCCAGGTGCGCGTCCTCGACCCGATGCGCGAGACGATGGACCAAGCGTTCATGCGCGTGATCAGCGCGGCGGACGCCGCCACGGCTGGCGAGCCCCTGCGATGAGAGATCAGCCAGCGGTCGCGCCCCCGGCGCGCGGCGCGATCCACGATCTCGGCTACGCACGCTACCAAGGCACGCGGCGCGCGCCGTCGTCGAACTGGCTCGTTATCGCGCGCCAGCAGATCGCGTTCGCGTGGTCGACCTGGTGGCGCTGGAAGCTGGCGCTGGGCCTGGCGGTGGTCATCACCGCGATCGGCGGCGGGATCCTGTACCTGGTGCCCGGGGCGGGCGGCGACCTGACGGTCGCCACGACCATGTCGTTCTATCGGCTGCCCGCGTTCGTCGTGTCGATGACCATGACCTCGATGCTGGTCGCGCGCGACATGGAGACCGGGGCGTTCGCGTTCTACTTCTCCCGTCCGGTCCGCCCGATCGACTACGTGGCCGGCAAGCTGGCAGGCAACTTCGTCGTGATGGCGTGCCTGTTGCTGGCGGGGCCGGTGCTCCTGGCGCTGTTCCGCATCGCGATCTCGAGCAGCTGGAGCGCGACCACCGAAGCGCTGCCGATGGTCGCCGTCGTGGCGCTCGTCGGCGTGATCGCGTCGTTGTTCTTCGCGGTCGTGCCGCTCGCGATCTCGGCGCTCCTGGGCCGACGCTGGCTCGCGCTCGGGCTCTGGGCCGGCTACTACGTGCCGCTGACGACGATCCTCGCGATCATGGGCCAGGTCGGGCCGCGCTCGATCGCCGCGCTCGATCCGCCGCACGCGCTGGAGTCGATCGCGTTCCGCCTCGGTGAGGTCCGGCTGCCGGGCAACGGCGACACCCACCCGTCGCTCGCCGCCGCGGCGATCGCCTTGGGCGCGCTGATCGTCGTGGCCACCGGCGTCTTCGCCTGGTCGGTCGCCAGCCGCGGCACGGCCGCGGTGGGGGCCAGCTCGTGACCGCGCCCATCGTCCGCGCGCACCAGTGCTCCAAGTGGTACGGCGCGGTGCTCGGGGTCAACGACATCTCGTGGAGCCTCTCCGGTGGGGTGGTCGGCCTGCTCGGACCCAACGGCGCCGGCAAGTCGACCCTGATGAAGCTCGCCGCCGGCCTGATCCGGCCGAGCCGAGGCACGATCGAGGTCTTCGGGCAGGCGCCGGCCAGCTCGCCGGACGTGCGACGACGCATCGGCTACAGCCCCGAGCACGAGAGCTCCTACGACGATCTGACCGGCCGCGAGTTCGTCTCGTTCTTCGCCCACATCGCCGGCGTCCCGTTGCACCAGGCCAACGACGCCGCCGTCGCGGCGCTCGAGACGATGGGCATGCTCGGGGCGATGGACCGGCCCATCGGCGGCTACTCCAAGGGCATGCGGCAACGCACCAAGCTGGCCGCGACGATCGCCCACGGCCCCGAGCTGCTGATCCTCGATGAGCCGCTGACCGGGGTCGATCCGATCGCCCGCACCGAGATCATCGATCGCATCCGCAGGTTCGCAGCTGACGGTAAGACCGTGATCGTTTCGAGCCACGTGCTGTTCGAGATCGAGGCGTTGACCCAGACGATCCTGGTCATCTACCGCGGCCAGATCCTCGCCGACGGCGACGTCCACACGATCCGCCGGCTGATCGACCACCGGCCCCACCGGATCCGGATCGTGAGCACGCAGCCGCGGGCCCTCGCCGCCGCGCTCGCCGGCGCCGCCCACGTCACCAAGGTCGAGGTCGAGGGCGACACGATCCTGGTCGACACCAACGACCCCGATCGCTGCTACGACCAGATCAACGCGACCGTCGTGGACCACCAGCTCCCGGTCAGCGAGCTGACGTCGCCCGACAACAACCTGGGCGCCGTGTTCGACTACCTGACCAGCGATGGCAACCGCCACCGCGCGAGGATCGCCGAATGACCACGACCGTGCTCCCTCCCTGGACCGCCGTCACGGCGATCGGCCGCTTGTCGCTCAAGCGGCTAGTCCGCGGCAAGGCCCTGTGGATCGCCGCGGCGCTGGCGCTCCTCCCGATGGCCGTGGCGCTGATCGCGTCCAACTCCAAGCAGGAGCCCGCGCAGAACTGGGCGTTCGTCCATCTGTCGCTGCGGCTGACCCTGCTGATCGTGCCGCCGATCCTGGTCGGCGCGTCGCTGGCCGACGACATCGGCGAGAAGTCCGCCGCGTACCTGTGGTCGCGGCCGCTCCAGCGCTGGACGATCCTCGTCGGCAAGCTCGTGTACCTGGTCCCGA from Myxococcales bacterium encodes the following:
- a CDS encoding septal ring lytic transglycosylase RlpA family protein, with protein sequence MTASGERFDKHAMAAAHRTLPFGTRVKVTATKTGRTVIVRVNDRGPFGNKRRIIDLTEAAARKLGIIDAGVADVTLEILGAP
- a CDS encoding ABC transporter ATP-binding protein is translated as MTETENLLDLRAVVKRYGPVMALRGVDAKVAAATKVVGLLGPNGAGKSTLVKCMLGLIPFDGHARVLGYDPRVDGAAIRARVGYMPESDVFLSGMTAVELCAYAAELSGLPRTEALQRAHAALYYAGLEDKRYQNVDGYSTGQKQRVKLAQALVHDPELLFLDEPTNGLDPRSRDEMLELIAELPEKRGCTIMISTHLLTDVDRVCDSALIMHLGQVRFAGTVDQLRARPGVTQTYVVEVRQDGAKLFDLLTAKGATAQAYSPVGLTVTLPATMTPTDVMTLARAADLQVRVLDPMRETMDQAFMRVISAADAATAGEPLR
- a CDS encoding ABC transporter ATP-binding protein: MTAPIVRAHQCSKWYGAVLGVNDISWSLSGGVVGLLGPNGAGKSTLMKLAAGLIRPSRGTIEVFGQAPASSPDVRRRIGYSPEHESSYDDLTGREFVSFFAHIAGVPLHQANDAAVAALETMGMLGAMDRPIGGYSKGMRQRTKLAATIAHGPELLILDEPLTGVDPIARTEIIDRIRRFAADGKTVIVSSHVLFEIEALTQTILVIYRGQILADGDVHTIRRLIDHRPHRIRIVSTQPRALAAALAGAAHVTKVEVEGDTILVDTNDPDRCYDQINATVVDHQLPVSELTSPDNNLGAVFDYLTSDGNRHRARIAE